One region of Deinococcus budaensis genomic DNA includes:
- a CDS encoding Crp/Fnr family transcriptional regulator, producing the protein MTLPIPSSALPHVVPDLHRRSLRRGETLYYAGDAAPSLYRLESGLLRAVRLTPQGRTLTVRHIWPGDVFGEETLHGLGRGHQVTALTDAAVTPLHPQHLGAAELWEVTRSLSAQLQRVMNDGVHIQNGELRERIARYLLNLAESSLGGRHGDGTRFVRATHELIAEGTGATRESVSKLIGEMRDDGLLTPAYRCLTLTDEAALRDLSGYHG; encoded by the coding sequence ATGACCCTTCCCATTCCCTCGTCCGCCCTGCCCCACGTCGTTCCTGACCTGCACCGCCGCTCGCTGCGCCGGGGCGAGACGTTGTACTACGCGGGGGACGCGGCACCCAGCCTGTACCGACTGGAAAGCGGGCTGCTGCGGGCCGTCCGGCTGACGCCCCAGGGCCGCACCCTGACGGTGCGCCACATCTGGCCCGGCGACGTGTTCGGGGAAGAGACGCTGCACGGCCTGGGACGCGGGCATCAGGTGACGGCCCTGACCGACGCGGCCGTCACGCCGCTGCACCCGCAGCACCTCGGCGCCGCCGAGCTGTGGGAAGTCACCCGCAGCCTCAGCGCCCAGCTCCAGCGGGTGATGAACGACGGGGTGCATATCCAGAACGGCGAACTGCGCGAGCGCATCGCCCGTTACCTGCTCAACCTCGCGGAGTCCAGCCTGGGCGGCCGCCATGGCGACGGCACCCGTTTCGTGCGCGCCACCCACGAACTGATTGCGGAGGGTACTGGCGCCACCCGCGAGAGTGTCTCCAAGCTGATCGGCGAGATGCGCGACGACGGCCTCCTGACCCCCGCCTACCGCTGCCTGACCCTCACCGACGAGGCCGCGCTGCGCGACCTGAGCGGTTACCACGGCTGA
- a CDS encoding DNA double-strand break repair nuclease NurA, translating into MRIRLDPWPVDTQDGQLTLKPFAGLVFDAETDLWAAIPTRGIPERMRRILVVDGKPRMEARLLLDDGAGALSVAGFGAFVVGAVDLCPHGSRQAQLQGVSARRVLAYSGDAPLEVARLSPRNPHSGVLEYQPHAFAGAQVEGARAAVQTLMLRREQAMSAELASPLPLDETDVDALPDTLVLQDGPVRPGEAGRAVVGYVKTLHTDYLGADRIGLLTALRPGERTPVLRFKLGDRGDGAGEGREQRFTWYVRLCDAPFYQHPLAGVMRLEMHAPEDTDFVPRGVQDIADLSGALLCRLASQPHKDPRAPQNLIPTAALEQAMGRAMGSAEMVTRRIRAHLAGQYGSRVVA; encoded by the coding sequence ATGCGGATTCGCCTTGACCCCTGGCCGGTAGACACCCAGGACGGCCAGTTGACACTGAAGCCCTTTGCCGGGCTGGTGTTCGACGCCGAGACCGACCTCTGGGCGGCCATCCCCACACGCGGCATTCCCGAGCGGATGCGGCGCATTCTGGTTGTGGACGGCAAGCCGCGCATGGAAGCCCGCCTGCTGCTCGACGACGGGGCGGGCGCGCTGAGCGTGGCGGGGTTCGGCGCCTTCGTGGTCGGCGCGGTGGACCTCTGCCCGCACGGCTCCCGTCAGGCGCAGCTCCAGGGCGTGTCGGCCCGCCGCGTGCTCGCCTACAGCGGCGACGCTCCCCTGGAAGTGGCCCGGCTCAGCCCGCGCAACCCGCACTCCGGCGTGCTGGAATACCAGCCCCACGCCTTCGCGGGCGCGCAGGTCGAGGGCGCCAGAGCCGCCGTGCAGACCCTGATGTTGCGGCGCGAGCAGGCGATGAGCGCCGAGCTGGCCTCGCCGCTGCCCCTCGACGAGACCGACGTGGACGCCCTGCCCGACACCCTCGTCTTGCAAGACGGCCCGGTGCGCCCCGGCGAGGCGGGCCGGGCGGTCGTCGGCTACGTCAAGACGCTGCACACCGATTACCTCGGCGCCGACCGCATCGGGCTGCTGACGGCGCTCAGGCCGGGCGAGCGCACGCCGGTCTTGCGCTTCAAGCTGGGCGACCGGGGCGACGGCGCCGGCGAGGGCCGTGAGCAGCGTTTTACCTGGTATGTGCGCCTCTGTGACGCGCCCTTCTACCAGCACCCGCTGGCGGGCGTGATGCGCCTGGAGATGCACGCGCCCGAAGACACCGACTTCGTGCCGCGCGGCGTGCAGGACATCGCCGACCTGTCGGGAGCGCTGCTCTGCCGCCTCGCCAGCCAGCCCCACAAAGACCCCCGCGCTCCCCAGAACCTGATTCCGACGGCGGCGCTGGAACAGGCGATGGGCCGGGCGATGGGCAGCGCGGAGATGGTGACCCGCCGCATCCGCGCCCATCTGGCCGGGCAGTACGGGTCAAGGGTGGTCGCTTGA
- a CDS encoding ATP-binding protein, giving the protein MVLGTEDATPVTFWFAVSPGASVQMDDLVVVETRKPDGQMVRFYGLVDHVRTRHEGVTFDSDVADVVAGLLPASVSYAARVLVTRVSPENFIPPQPGDSVQHARGEDLRIALSADKMKRAFPGGLLADGQVLPVNYQFVNGESGGHINISGISGVATKTSYALFLLHSIFRSGVLDSRHEGHATRALIFNVKGEDLLFLDKPNKEVEGVERGVRAAKNLPQGRYDLLGLPMSPFQDVQFLAPPREGGSGVIVPNVEQRLGGVTPFVFTVREFCARRMLPYAFADRNASLNLGFVIGSIEDKLARLAQGGDAPHLTVSDWKAETNALLDESVRFSELGEARIETFPQLVAYLDYKLLEENEGAGDRRWTGNQSPATLQAFIRRLRGVQKHLSPLVRGDLTAAQAEKYRPNILGGRFKTSVVDINRLGSHAQMFVVGVLLRDLFEHKERYGRQDTVFVVLDELNKYAPREGDSPIKDVLLDIAERGRSLGIILIGAQQTASEVERRIVSNAAIRVVGRLDLAEAERPEYRFLPQSFRARAGILQPGTMLVSQPDVPNPVLVNYPFPAWATRRDEVAEAVGVQETEDAGRDWLGE; this is encoded by the coding sequence ATGGTCCTGGGCACCGAGGACGCCACGCCCGTCACCTTCTGGTTCGCCGTCAGCCCCGGCGCCAGCGTGCAGATGGACGACCTCGTGGTCGTGGAGACGCGCAAGCCCGACGGCCAGATGGTGCGCTTCTACGGGCTGGTCGACCATGTCCGCACCCGCCACGAGGGCGTGACCTTCGACAGCGACGTGGCCGACGTGGTGGCCGGGTTGCTGCCCGCCTCGGTGAGTTACGCGGCCCGCGTGCTCGTCACCCGCGTCAGCCCCGAGAACTTCATCCCGCCGCAGCCGGGCGACTCCGTTCAGCACGCGCGCGGCGAGGACCTGCGTATCGCCCTGAGCGCCGACAAGATGAAACGGGCCTTTCCCGGCGGCCTGCTCGCCGACGGGCAGGTGCTGCCAGTCAACTACCAGTTCGTCAACGGCGAGAGCGGCGGCCACATCAACATCAGCGGCATCTCGGGGGTGGCGACCAAGACGAGTTACGCCCTCTTTCTGCTGCACTCGATCTTTCGCAGCGGCGTGCTCGACAGCCGCCACGAGGGCCACGCCACCCGCGCCCTGATCTTCAACGTGAAGGGCGAGGATCTGCTCTTTCTGGACAAGCCCAACAAAGAGGTCGAGGGCGTCGAGCGCGGCGTCCGCGCGGCCAAGAACCTGCCGCAGGGCCGCTACGACCTGCTGGGGTTGCCCATGTCGCCCTTTCAGGACGTGCAGTTCCTGGCGCCGCCGCGCGAGGGGGGCAGCGGGGTGATCGTGCCCAACGTCGAGCAGCGGCTGGGGGGGGTCACGCCCTTCGTTTTCACCGTGCGCGAGTTCTGTGCCCGGCGGATGCTGCCCTACGCTTTTGCCGACCGCAATGCCTCGCTGAACCTGGGCTTCGTGATCGGGTCCATCGAGGACAAGCTCGCGCGGCTGGCGCAGGGCGGTGACGCGCCGCACCTCACCGTGTCCGACTGGAAGGCCGAGACGAACGCGCTGCTCGACGAGTCGGTGCGCTTCAGCGAGCTGGGCGAGGCGCGTATCGAGACTTTCCCGCAGCTGGTGGCGTACCTCGACTACAAGCTGCTGGAGGAAAACGAGGGCGCGGGCGACCGCCGCTGGACTGGCAACCAGTCGCCCGCCACCCTTCAGGCGTTTATCCGGCGCCTGCGGGGAGTGCAAAAGCACCTCTCGCCGCTGGTCCGGGGCGACCTTACGGCGGCGCAGGCGGAGAAGTACCGGCCCAACATCCTGGGCGGGCGCTTCAAGACCAGCGTGGTGGACATCAACCGGCTGGGCAGCCACGCGCAGATGTTCGTGGTCGGCGTGCTGCTGCGTGACCTCTTCGAACACAAGGAGCGCTACGGGCGCCAGGACACCGTGTTCGTGGTCCTCGACGAGCTGAACAAGTACGCCCCGCGCGAGGGTGACAGCCCGATCAAGGACGTGCTGCTCGACATCGCGGAGCGGGGCCGCAGCCTGGGCATCATCCTGATCGGCGCCCAGCAGACCGCCTCGGAGGTCGAGCGGCGCATCGTGTCCAACGCGGCGATCCGGGTGGTGGGCCGCCTCGACCTCGCGGAAGCCGAGCGGCCCGAATACCGTTTTTTGCCGCAGAGCTTCCGGGCGCGGGCGGGCATCCTGCAACCCGGCACCATGCTGGTGTCGCAGCCCGACGTGCCCAACCCGGTGCTGGTCAACTACCCCTTTCCCGCCTGGGCCACCCGCCGCGACGAGGTGGCCGAAGCGGTCGGCGTGCAGGAAACCGAAGACGCGGGCCGCGACTGGCTCGGAGAATAA